The Actinomycetota bacterium genome includes a region encoding these proteins:
- the purH gene encoding bifunctional phosphoribosylaminoimidazolecarboxamide formyltransferase/IMP cyclohydrolase — translation MNDIVQVRRALVAVADKAGLERLGPALAELGIEIVSSGGTAEALRGLGVPVTPVPEVTGFPEMLSGRVKTLHPNIHGAILADRRSDEHLRQLEEHTIAPIDLVVVNLYPFRETVASGGEPDEVVENIDIGGPAMVRAAAKNFESVGVVVDPARYDGLIDGLRREGGLGRAARRGLAAEAFAYTAAYDVAVAAWFARQHSGDGPPESLALAFTSVGRLRYGENPHQRAALYAEVAGAGPLGGAEVLGGKEMSFNNWLDAESAAGLVAELPAPACVIVKHNNPCGAATGISAADAYTKAFACDTVSAFGGIVAFNVDADADAAAAMREVFTEVVIAPGIDVTAFTERGNLRLLRAPIAEPGDLEVRPIRGGALVQDRDRIDEVRERMQIVSSRAPTEREWDDLLFAWAVAARVKSNAIVFARDGATVGIGAGQMSRLDAAWIAARKAGERAAGASMASDAFFPFPDALEVGAEAGITAVIHPGGSVRDEEVLAEADRRDIAVVVTGRRHFRH, via the coding sequence GTGAACGACATCGTGCAGGTCCGGCGCGCCCTCGTCGCCGTCGCCGACAAGGCCGGGCTCGAGCGGCTCGGGCCGGCGCTCGCGGAGCTCGGCATCGAGATCGTCTCCTCCGGCGGAACCGCGGAGGCCCTGCGCGGGCTCGGCGTGCCCGTGACACCCGTACCGGAGGTGACCGGGTTCCCCGAGATGCTGTCGGGGCGCGTGAAGACGCTACATCCGAACATCCACGGGGCGATCCTCGCCGACCGTCGCAGCGACGAGCACCTCCGCCAGCTCGAGGAGCACACGATCGCGCCGATCGATCTCGTCGTCGTGAACCTCTATCCGTTCCGCGAGACGGTCGCGTCGGGCGGCGAACCGGACGAGGTCGTGGAGAACATCGATATCGGTGGTCCGGCGATGGTGCGCGCCGCCGCCAAGAACTTCGAGTCGGTCGGCGTCGTGGTCGATCCCGCTCGCTACGACGGGCTGATCGACGGGCTCCGTCGCGAGGGCGGACTCGGCCGGGCGGCCCGCCGGGGCCTCGCGGCCGAGGCCTTCGCGTATACGGCGGCCTACGACGTTGCGGTCGCGGCGTGGTTCGCACGGCAGCACTCCGGGGACGGGCCGCCCGAGTCGCTGGCGCTCGCGTTCACCTCGGTCGGCCGGCTGCGGTACGGGGAGAACCCGCACCAGCGCGCCGCGCTCTACGCGGAGGTCGCCGGAGCCGGCCCGCTCGGCGGGGCGGAGGTGCTCGGGGGAAAGGAGATGTCCTTCAACAACTGGCTGGACGCCGAGTCGGCGGCCGGGCTCGTCGCGGAGCTGCCTGCGCCGGCGTGCGTGATCGTCAAGCACAACAACCCGTGCGGCGCGGCGACCGGGATCTCGGCCGCCGACGCCTACACGAAGGCGTTCGCCTGCGACACGGTCTCCGCCTTCGGGGGGATCGTCGCCTTCAACGTCGACGCGGACGCCGATGCGGCGGCGGCGATGCGCGAGGTATTCACCGAGGTCGTGATCGCCCCGGGCATCGACGTCACGGCGTTCACCGAGCGCGGGAACCTGCGTCTGCTCCGCGCGCCGATCGCCGAGCCGGGCGACCTCGAGGTCCGGCCGATCCGTGGCGGTGCGCTCGTCCAGGACCGGGACCGGATCGACGAGGTCCGCGAGCGGATGCAGATCGTCTCCTCGCGCGCCCCGACCGAGCGGGAGTGGGACGACCTGTTGTTCGCTTGGGCTGTCGCCGCGCGGGTGAAGTCGAACGCGATCGTGTTCGCCAGGGACGGTGCGACGGTCGGGATCGGCGCGGGGCAGATGTCGCGCTTGGACGCGGCGTGGATCGCGGCGCGGAAGGCGGGCGAGCGCGCGGCCGGCGCGTCGATGGCGAGCGACGCGTTCTTCCCGTTCCCGGACGCGCTCGAAGTGGGCGCCGAGGCAGGCATCACGGCCGTGATCCACCCGGGTGGCTCGGTCCGGGACGAGGAGGTCCTCGCGGAGGCCGATCGGCGGGACATCGCCGTGGTCGTGACGGGTCGCCGACACTTCCGCCACTGA
- a CDS encoding DUF222 domain-containing protein, with protein MSSASWHAARCGTSVSAARTAVGLGRAFAAMPVTARAVDDGQVAMSAAKVLVRAHLDDPEAFTTSEELLVQAARTHPLAELARVVALWRERVQAERIPEARDRALTRRRLHASVTLAGMVRVDGDLDPETGESLLTALASVLDAESRTGAHDRRTPAQRRADALGEICRRHLDRSDRPEVAGERPHMTLTVDAAALSGSSVVGQLDHVGSVGASTVRALACDASVTRVVLSGTSQPLDVGRATPVVPTAMRRAVITRDRACRFPGCDRPHRWCDAHHIKHWADGGSTAIDNLLLLCRRHHRLVHTRFALELVEGRTVFRRPDGSVLVDEPLAVARGPG; from the coding sequence CTGTCGAGCGCGTCCTGGCACGCGGCACGCTGCGGGACCTCGGTCAGCGCCGCTCGCACAGCCGTGGGCCTCGGGCGCGCGTTCGCCGCGATGCCGGTGACCGCTCGCGCCGTGGACGACGGCCAGGTTGCGATGAGCGCCGCGAAGGTGCTCGTGCGGGCCCACCTCGACGATCCGGAGGCCTTCACGACGTCCGAGGAGCTGTTGGTGCAGGCCGCGCGGACCCATCCGCTGGCAGAGCTGGCCCGGGTGGTGGCCCTGTGGCGCGAACGGGTACAGGCCGAACGGATACCCGAGGCGCGGGACAGAGCCCTCACGCGACGGCGGCTGCACGCGTCGGTCACTCTGGCCGGGATGGTGCGCGTGGACGGTGACCTGGACCCCGAGACGGGGGAAAGTCTGCTCACCGCGCTGGCCTCGGTGCTGGACGCCGAGTCACGGACCGGGGCGCACGATCGGCGCACCCCGGCCCAGCGTCGCGCCGACGCGCTCGGGGAGATCTGTCGGAGGCACCTGGACCGCTCCGACCGCCCCGAGGTGGCTGGGGAGCGCCCACACATGACCCTGACGGTCGATGCCGCCGCATTGTCGGGGAGCTCGGTGGTCGGTCAGCTCGACCACGTGGGTTCCGTGGGCGCATCCACGGTGCGCGCCCTTGCCTGTGATGCCTCGGTCACCCGCGTGGTGCTGTCCGGCACTTCCCAGCCGCTGGACGTGGGACGGGCCACACCGGTCGTGCCCACTGCGATGCGCCGCGCGGTAATCACGCGCGATCGCGCATGCCGCTTCCCGGGGTGTGACCGACCGCACCGGTGGTGTGACGCGCACCACATCAAGCACTGGGCCGACGGCGGCTCGACCGCGATCGACAACCTGTTGCTGTTGTGCCGGCGTCACCATCGGCTGGTGCACACGCGATTCGCTCTGGAGCTGGTGGAGGGACGAACGGTGTTCCGGCGACCCGACGGTTCGGTGCTGGTCGACGAACCGCTCGCGGTCGCGCGCGGACCTGGCTAG
- the purN gene encoding phosphoribosylglycinamide formyltransferase, producing the protein MDEPKIAVLASGNGTNLQAVLDDPVVGAWVVLVVSDRPDARALRRAADRGVEAVHVDPEAHPGIDAYAAALVEVLREREIGFVALAGFMRVLGPEAVEAYAGRILNVHPSLLPAFPGADSVADALAWGVKITGVTVHLVDEQVDHGPIVAQEAIVVRGDDVWSTLEERVHEVEHRLLPAALRALVEGRIDVDDRLVRVAEPSTGAGT; encoded by the coding sequence GTGGACGAACCGAAGATCGCGGTCCTCGCCTCCGGGAACGGGACGAACCTCCAGGCCGTGCTCGACGACCCCGTGGTCGGTGCGTGGGTCGTGCTGGTCGTCTCCGACCGCCCCGACGCTCGGGCGCTCCGGCGGGCCGCCGATCGGGGGGTGGAGGCGGTGCACGTGGATCCCGAGGCGCATCCGGGGATCGACGCGTACGCCGCGGCCCTGGTCGAGGTCCTGCGCGAGCGGGAGATCGGTTTCGTGGCGCTCGCGGGATTCATGCGGGTCCTGGGACCCGAGGCCGTCGAGGCGTACGCGGGACGGATCCTCAACGTGCATCCGTCGTTGCTCCCGGCCTTCCCCGGTGCGGACTCGGTCGCCGATGCGCTCGCGTGGGGCGTGAAGATCACCGGCGTCACGGTGCACCTGGTCGACGAGCAGGTCGATCACGGTCCGATCGTGGCGCAGGAGGCGATCGTGGTGCGCGGCGACGACGTCTGGTCCACCCTCGAGGAACGCGTTCACGAGGTCGAGCATCGGTTGCTCCCCGCCGCGCTCCGCGCGCTCGTGGAGGGGCGGATCGACGTGGACGACCGCCTCGTCCGGGTCGCGGAGCCGTCGACGGGGGCGGGGACGTGA
- the mdh gene encoding malate dehydrogenase, producing MKVTVVGSGFVGQTTALRIVEKALAEVCLIDIVEGLPQGLALDIKESAAVERFEPNITGTNDYADTVGSDVVVITAGFPRQPGMSRMDLLGKNAAIMRSVVSQVVPGSPDAIVIVVSNPLDEMTFLAAQESGFPKERVVGMAGVLDSARLRYFIASELGVSPLSVEAMTLGSHGDAMVALPRQATVDGKPLPELVDEATLERLFQRTRDGGAEIVALLKKGSAYYAPSASVVAMVRAIAEDSDEVLPICAWATGQYGITDVYVGLPAKLGPGGLKEVVELDLNEDELTKLREAAEGIRTKCEDLAKL from the coding sequence ATGAAGGTCACCGTCGTCGGCAGCGGCTTCGTGGGTCAGACCACGGCCCTGCGCATCGTGGAGAAGGCTCTGGCAGAGGTCTGCCTGATCGACATCGTCGAGGGACTGCCCCAGGGTCTGGCGCTCGACATCAAGGAATCGGCCGCCGTCGAACGCTTCGAGCCGAACATCACCGGCACGAACGACTACGCGGACACGGTCGGGTCCGACGTCGTCGTGATCACCGCGGGGTTCCCGCGTCAGCCCGGGATGAGCCGGATGGACCTGCTCGGGAAGAACGCCGCCATCATGCGCAGCGTCGTATCGCAGGTCGTCCCCGGATCGCCCGACGCGATCGTGATCGTCGTGTCCAACCCGCTCGACGAGATGACCTTCCTCGCCGCGCAGGAATCCGGATTCCCGAAGGAACGGGTCGTCGGGATGGCCGGCGTCCTCGACTCCGCCCGCTTGCGCTACTTCATCGCCTCCGAGCTCGGGGTCTCCCCGCTGTCGGTCGAGGCGATGACGCTCGGCTCGCACGGAGACGCGATGGTCGCGCTTCCACGGCAGGCGACCGTCGACGGCAAGCCCTTGCCCGAGCTCGTCGACGAGGCCACGCTCGAGCGGCTGTTCCAGCGCACCCGTGACGGCGGCGCCGAGATCGTCGCCCTGTTGAAGAAGGGGAGTGCGTACTACGCCCCGAGCGCCTCGGTCGTCGCGATGGTACGTGCGATCGCCGAGGACTCGGACGAGGTGCTGCCGATCTGCGCTTGGGCGACCGGCCAGTACGGCATCACCGATGTGTACGTCGGTCTGCCCGCCAAACTCGGCCCCGGTGGTCTGAAGGAGGTCGTGGAGCTCGACCTGAACGAGGACGAGCTGACCAAGCTCCGCGAGGCAGCCGAAGGCATCCGCACCAAGTGCGAGGACCTCGCGAAGCTCTAG
- a CDS encoding succinate dehydrogenase iron-sulfur subunit has translation MATEVSTGGPGLGEVLARSEPAREVARTKLTVRIRRFNPEVSDESWWDEFEIEMMPNNRLLDALHEIKWHHDGTLALRRSCGHGICGSDAMLINGKNALACKVLVQDVAPKVTIEPIRGMQVLKDLIVDMEPFFNGYKTVLPYLVNDSGEPDTERLQSPEERARFDDTTKCILCAACTTSCPIFWGDEEYIGPAAIVNAHRFIYDSRDEAAEERMKVLSEKTGVFRCRTTFNCTDACPRGIQVTQAIQEVKRSILFERF, from the coding sequence ATGGCCACCGAGGTGTCGACCGGCGGTCCGGGGTTGGGCGAAGTGCTTGCGCGCTCCGAGCCCGCGCGCGAGGTCGCGCGGACGAAGCTGACCGTGCGGATCCGGCGGTTCAATCCGGAGGTCTCCGACGAGTCGTGGTGGGACGAGTTCGAGATCGAGATGATGCCGAACAACCGGCTGCTCGACGCGCTCCACGAGATCAAGTGGCACCACGACGGCACCCTCGCCCTGCGCCGATCGTGCGGCCACGGGATCTGCGGATCGGACGCGATGTTGATCAACGGCAAGAACGCGCTCGCGTGCAAGGTGCTCGTCCAGGACGTCGCGCCGAAGGTCACGATCGAGCCGATCCGCGGGATGCAGGTCCTGAAGGACCTGATCGTGGACATGGAGCCGTTCTTCAACGGCTACAAGACCGTCTTGCCCTACCTGGTGAATGACTCGGGCGAGCCCGACACCGAGCGGCTGCAGTCCCCCGAGGAGCGTGCCCGCTTCGACGACACGACTAAGTGCATCCTCTGCGCGGCGTGCACGACGAGCTGCCCGATCTTCTGGGGCGACGAAGAGTACATCGGCCCTGCGGCGATCGTGAACGCGCACCGGTTCATCTACGACAGCCGGGACGAGGCCGCGGAGGAACGGATGAAGGTCCTGTCGGAGAAGACGGGGGTGTTCCGCTGCCGGACCACGTTCAACTGCACGGACGCCTGCCCCCGCGGGATCCAGGTCACGCAGGCGATCCAAGAGGTCAAGCGCTCGATCCTGTTCGAACGTTTCTGA
- a CDS encoding methylenetetrahydrofolate reductase yields the protein MSATQPVTARPHLRDLPSHLAQVLAAGRFAVTAEAVPPRSGDGAAMQRQARALVGYADAVNVTDNPRASAHMSAVAGAAFLARSGIEPLVQMTTRDRNRLALSADLLSAWALGARGLLVLSGDRLRAGDHPDAVAVSDLTVLELVGLARRLRDEGTLLSGVEVTEAPRFLIAVADAPLVEGYDPARLEQKLDAGADLVQTQIAYDLEALRSWAEVMRSRGVFERAAVLIGVTPLKSAKIARFMDEKLYGVSVPRAMIDELEAAGEDAPQVGVRHAVDLVGQIRSIEGIAGVHLMGVGAQDVVRSVVEGAGLFPRPGR from the coding sequence GTGAGCGCGACGCAGCCCGTGACCGCTCGCCCCCATCTCCGCGACCTCCCGTCCCATCTGGCGCAGGTGCTCGCCGCGGGGCGGTTCGCCGTGACGGCCGAGGCCGTCCCGCCGCGTTCGGGTGACGGCGCCGCGATGCAGCGTCAGGCCCGGGCGCTCGTCGGTTACGCGGACGCCGTGAACGTGACGGACAATCCCCGCGCCTCCGCGCACATGAGCGCGGTCGCCGGAGCGGCGTTCCTCGCGCGCAGCGGGATCGAGCCGCTGGTGCAGATGACCACACGCGATCGGAACCGGCTCGCACTGTCGGCCGACCTGCTGTCGGCATGGGCGCTCGGGGCGCGGGGGCTGCTCGTCCTCTCCGGCGACCGGCTGCGTGCCGGCGACCACCCGGACGCCGTTGCGGTGTCGGACCTGACGGTCCTCGAGCTCGTCGGGCTCGCTCGGCGGCTCCGGGACGAGGGAACGTTGCTCAGCGGTGTCGAGGTCACGGAGGCTCCGCGGTTCCTGATCGCCGTCGCGGACGCGCCGCTCGTCGAGGGATACGACCCTGCCCGGCTCGAGCAGAAGCTCGATGCGGGGGCCGACCTCGTGCAGACCCAGATCGCCTACGACCTCGAGGCGCTCCGATCCTGGGCCGAGGTGATGCGGTCTCGGGGCGTGTTCGAGCGGGCCGCCGTGCTGATCGGCGTGACGCCGCTGAAGAGCGCCAAGATCGCCCGGTTCATGGACGAGAAGCTCTACGGCGTCTCGGTCCCGCGAGCGATGATCGACGAGCTCGAGGCGGCCGGGGAGGATGCACCCCAGGTCGGCGTGCGGCACGCGGTCGACCTCGTCGGGCAGATCCGGTCGATCGAGGGCATCGCGGGTGTGCATCTGATGGGCGTCGGCGCGCAGGACGTCGTCCGCAGCGTCGTCGAAGGCGCGGGCCTGTTCCCGCGTCCCGGTCGGTAG
- a CDS encoding bifunctional 5,10-methylenetetrahydrofolate dehydrogenase/5,10-methenyltetrahydrofolate cyclohydrolase: protein MSATILDGKAVAAQIRSEVAERVRELSDRGVVPGLAAVLVGDDQASRIYVGAKHKACADVGIRSEQVDLPAFVTEAELLATIRRLNRDPEIHGIIVQLPVPQHVNELQIQQTVLPEKDVDGLHPTNVGLMVRGEPAFPPATPYGIVELLLRSGVPLEGAEVVVIGFGELVGAPLSIMLSQDSIRGNATVTTTHIKTRDLAAHTRRADILVAAAGVPEMITGDMVKSGATVIDVGVHRTEAGIVGDVLFAEAAEVAGHITPVPGGVGPMTVAMLLVNTVTAAEAATFRA from the coding sequence ATGAGCGCCACGATCCTCGACGGGAAAGCCGTCGCCGCACAGATCAGGTCCGAGGTCGCCGAACGCGTTCGTGAGCTGTCCGATCGTGGGGTCGTGCCGGGGCTCGCCGCGGTGCTCGTGGGCGACGACCAGGCCTCGCGGATCTACGTCGGCGCGAAGCACAAGGCCTGTGCGGACGTCGGCATCCGTTCCGAACAGGTCGACCTGCCGGCGTTCGTCACCGAGGCGGAGTTGCTCGCCACGATCCGTAGGCTCAACCGAGATCCGGAGATCCACGGCATCATCGTTCAGCTTCCGGTTCCGCAGCATGTCAACGAGCTGCAGATCCAGCAGACGGTGCTCCCCGAGAAGGATGTCGACGGGCTGCATCCGACGAACGTCGGCCTGATGGTACGAGGCGAGCCCGCGTTCCCGCCCGCCACGCCCTACGGCATCGTGGAGCTGCTGCTGCGCTCGGGTGTTCCGCTCGAGGGCGCCGAGGTCGTCGTCATCGGGTTCGGAGAGCTCGTGGGCGCGCCGCTGTCGATCATGCTCTCCCAGGACTCGATCCGTGGGAACGCCACCGTCACGACGACCCACATCAAGACCCGCGATCTTGCCGCGCACACGCGCCGCGCCGACATCCTGGTCGCCGCTGCGGGCGTTCCCGAGATGATCACCGGCGACATGGTCAAGAGCGGCGCCACGGTGATCGATGTTGGGGTCCATCGGACCGAGGCCGGCATCGTCGGCGACGTCCTGTTTGCGGAGGCGGCCGAGGTCGCCGGTCACATCACACCCGTGCCGGGCGGGGTCGGGCCGATGACGGTCGCGATGCTGCTCGTGAACACCGTCACGGCGGCGGAGGCGGCTACCTTCCGCGCGTGA
- a CDS encoding citrate/2-methylcitrate synthase, whose product MAEKGLREVVAAQTRISDIDGAEGRLWYVGYEIADLAEHATFEEVVYLLHHLELPNEAQLETLNTFLIDEREPSHFQTELMPTLAQQTSPMSMLRTSVSSASTYDPDGWDFSEEANLRKALRLVALMPSFIAMYHRARSGDELIPPNPKLGHAANFLTMLLGEEPDPDAAHALDTTFILYADHTMNASTFTARIIASTLSDLHSAMTGAIGALKGPLHGGANEEAMKMLEEVGEAANAEAYIKDRLSRKQKIMGFGHAVYTTLDPRATVLRDLARQTAERAGTTHLFETAEAIERVTLDERGLYPNVDFYAAVVYNALGIPTDLMTPIFALARTAGWTAHVREQYADNKVIRPGSEYVGPRDRTYVPIELRS is encoded by the coding sequence GTGGCCGAGAAGGGACTTCGCGAGGTCGTCGCCGCGCAGACGCGGATCTCCGACATCGACGGTGCCGAGGGCAGGCTCTGGTACGTCGGGTACGAGATCGCCGATCTTGCCGAGCACGCCACCTTCGAGGAAGTCGTGTACCTGCTCCACCACCTCGAGCTCCCGAACGAGGCCCAGCTCGAGACCCTGAACACCTTCCTGATCGACGAACGCGAACCCTCGCACTTCCAGACCGAGCTGATGCCGACGCTGGCCCAGCAGACCTCGCCGATGTCGATGCTCCGCACGAGCGTGTCGTCGGCCTCGACCTACGATCCCGACGGCTGGGACTTCTCCGAGGAGGCGAACCTCCGCAAGGCGCTGCGGCTCGTCGCGCTGATGCCCTCGTTCATCGCGATGTACCACCGCGCGCGCAGCGGCGACGAGCTGATCCCTCCGAACCCGAAGCTCGGGCACGCAGCCAACTTCCTCACGATGTTGCTCGGCGAGGAGCCCGATCCGGACGCCGCCCACGCGCTCGACACCACGTTCATCCTCTACGCCGACCACACGATGAACGCCTCGACGTTCACCGCGCGCATCATCGCTTCGACCCTGTCGGACCTGCACTCGGCGATGACCGGCGCGATCGGTGCGCTCAAGGGTCCCTTGCACGGCGGGGCGAACGAAGAGGCCATGAAGATGCTCGAGGAGGTCGGCGAGGCCGCGAACGCCGAGGCCTACATCAAGGATCGCCTCTCGCGCAAGCAGAAGATCATGGGCTTCGGCCACGCCGTGTACACGACGCTCGATCCACGCGCCACGGTCCTGCGCGATCTCGCGCGGCAGACGGCCGAGCGGGCCGGCACCACACACCTGTTCGAGACCGCCGAGGCGATCGAGCGCGTCACCCTGGACGAGCGAGGTCTCTACCCCAACGTCGACTTCTACGCCGCCGTCGTCTACAACGCGCTCGGGATCCCGACCGACCTCATGACCCCGATCTTCGCGCTCGCCCGCACCGCCGGCTGGACCGCGCACGTCCGCGAGCAGTACGCGGACAACAAGGTGATCCGCCCGGGTTCGGAGTACGTCGGTCCGCGCGATCGCACGTACGTGCCGATCGAGCTGCGCTCCTAG
- a CDS encoding isocitrate/isopropylmalate dehydrogenase family protein: protein MAHRVTLLPGDGIGPEVSAATQLVLEATNVGIDWSPAAAGAGALEEHGTTLPDATLDAIKDTRLALKGPITTPVGTGFRSVNVALRQELDLFAAVRPSRSLPGVPTRHPGVDLVVIRENTEDLYQGIEFERGTASLERLRERVAALAPAGHGDIPEDAGVTVKPISVAGTQRIVYFAFDYARWNARHLVTVGHKANIMRFSDGLFLETAREEAANHYDVEYREAQIDALSMRLTRRPQDLDVLLLPNLYGDILSDLCAGLVGGLGLAPGGNLGWEYAVFEAVHGSAPDIAGRGLANPIAMILSGAMLLRHLGEMTAATNVERAVDHVLGEGRVRTPDLGGTASTIEVAETIAGALGMAGLS from the coding sequence ATGGCGCATCGGGTGACGTTGCTCCCCGGCGACGGGATCGGTCCGGAGGTCTCGGCCGCCACCCAGCTCGTCCTCGAGGCGACCAACGTCGGTATCGACTGGAGCCCGGCCGCGGCCGGCGCCGGCGCGTTGGAGGAACACGGCACCACCCTTCCCGATGCGACGCTCGATGCGATCAAGGACACCCGCCTCGCCCTGAAGGGACCCATCACGACGCCGGTGGGAACGGGGTTCCGCAGCGTGAACGTGGCCCTGCGCCAGGAGCTCGATCTGTTCGCCGCCGTCCGGCCCTCACGGAGCCTGCCCGGCGTTCCCACCCGCCATCCCGGTGTCGACCTGGTGGTGATCCGCGAGAACACCGAGGACCTCTATCAAGGGATCGAGTTCGAACGGGGCACCGCATCGCTCGAACGGCTGCGCGAGCGGGTGGCCGCGCTGGCGCCGGCGGGCCACGGCGACATCCCCGAGGACGCGGGGGTCACGGTGAAGCCGATCTCGGTCGCCGGAACCCAGCGGATCGTCTACTTCGCGTTCGACTATGCCCGTTGGAACGCACGCCACCTCGTGACGGTGGGGCACAAGGCCAACATCATGCGATTCTCCGACGGGCTGTTCCTCGAGACCGCGCGCGAGGAGGCAGCGAACCACTACGACGTGGAGTACCGCGAGGCGCAGATCGATGCCTTGTCGATGCGACTCACTCGCCGGCCTCAGGATCTTGATGTCCTGCTGCTGCCGAACCTGTACGGAGACATCCTGTCGGACCTCTGCGCCGGACTCGTCGGCGGCCTCGGCCTCGCGCCTGGGGGTAACCTCGGCTGGGAGTACGCGGTGTTCGAGGCGGTCCACGGCAGTGCCCCCGACATCGCCGGACGAGGGCTGGCGAACCCGATCGCGATGATCCTGTCGGGAGCGATGCTCCTGCGCCACCTCGGCGAGATGACCGCCGCCACCAACGTCGAGCGCGCGGTCGACCACGTCCTGGGTGAAGGCCGGGTCCGGACGCCCGACCTCGGCGGGACCGCCAGCACGATAGAGGTGGCCGAGACGATCGCCGGCGCCCTGGGGATGGCGGGACTCAGCTAG
- a CDS encoding isocitrate/isopropylmalate family dehydrogenase, producing MSYDITLVPGDGTGPVLTACARRVLEAAGVPISWDVQDAGQGTFERTGDPLPERVLASIRANGVALKGPLSTPVEAPYPNVNLTLRQELDLYAGVRPCRSFPGVPSAYEDVDVIVIREMTEGMYTGIEFEEGTVATKELIGFIEEETGRRIRDRSGISIKDISVHGTERIVRFAMRYAIDHARSKVTASHKANIMKFSDGLFLETARRVASEEFGQVPFEDRIIDACCMQLVSTPERFDVLVLPNMYGDLVADLCAGLTGGLGLAPGGTHGDGVAVFEAVHGTGPRIKDPDRANPSALILSATLLLHHIGEPEAADRVERSVAAVLAEGRSVTYDVKPSRNDPTAVTAAEMTEAVIASL from the coding sequence GTGAGCTACGACATCACCCTGGTCCCCGGCGACGGCACGGGTCCCGTGCTCACCGCGTGCGCCCGCCGAGTGCTCGAGGCGGCGGGCGTGCCGATCTCGTGGGACGTCCAGGACGCAGGACAGGGGACCTTCGAGCGCACCGGCGACCCGCTGCCCGAGCGAGTCCTGGCGTCGATACGAGCGAACGGCGTCGCGTTGAAAGGTCCGCTGTCGACGCCCGTCGAGGCGCCGTACCCGAACGTGAACCTCACGCTACGTCAGGAACTCGACCTGTACGCCGGCGTGCGCCCGTGCCGGTCGTTCCCCGGCGTTCCCAGCGCCTACGAGGATGTCGACGTGATCGTGATCCGGGAGATGACCGAGGGGATGTACACGGGGATCGAGTTCGAGGAGGGAACGGTCGCGACGAAGGAGCTGATCGGCTTCATCGAGGAGGAGACGGGCCGGCGTATCCGCGACCGCTCCGGCATCTCGATCAAGGACATCTCCGTGCACGGGACCGAGCGGATCGTCCGGTTCGCGATGCGCTACGCGATCGACCACGCGCGTTCGAAGGTCACGGCGTCCCACAAGGCGAACATCATGAAGTTCTCGGACGGCTTGTTCCTCGAGACCGCACGACGCGTCGCGTCCGAGGAGTTCGGGCAGGTCCCGTTCGAGGACCGGATCATCGACGCGTGCTGTATGCAGCTCGTGAGCACCCCCGAGCGCTTCGACGTCCTCGTGCTTCCGAACATGTACGGGGACCTCGTGGCCGACCTCTGCGCCGGGTTGACCGGAGGGCTCGGGCTGGCTCCCGGTGGCACGCACGGGGACGGGGTGGCCGTGTTCGAGGCGGTCCACGGCACCGGTCCCCGGATCAAGGACCCGGATCGTGCGAACCCCAGCGCGTTGATCCTGTCCGCAACGTTGCTGCTGCACCACATCGGGGAGCCCGAGGCCGCCGACCGGGTCGAGCGCTCCGTCGCGGCGGTCCTGGCCGAGGGGCGCAGCGTGACCTACGACGTGAAGCCCTCGCGGAACGACCCCACCGCGGTGACGGCGGCCGAGATGACCGAGGCGGTGATCGCGTCCCTCTAG